AGAATAAACTCACGTCACTAACACAAAAAATTCAAAATGAATTTAATAAGTCAGAAAAATTTGTCACTGATTCTATTGATTATTTACACAGTGAAGAGGCAAAAGCTAGTTTTACTACGTTAGCGGATGACTTGAGGCTTTTAAATAAAGAATACCAAAATATTTCGATGAATATTAATGACGTTATAAAGTCCACTAAAACGCAATCCGTTGGCAGCTTGGATGATAAAATAAAGTTAATAGAGGTCGCAGAAGATAAATTTGAGGAAAAACTTGTAGCGTTACTCTCTCAGATCCAGCAGTTTACTTTAAACTCAGCTTTGCAAGCTGAAAATGATGAAAAGCAAGGTATTCACCTTATTCTTTATATATTTATATTCTCCGTTATTGTGGGTATCGTTTTATCATATATGATTAGCAGAGCAATCGCTTTGCCTGTGAATATGCTAAAAAATAGATTAGTTGAAATAGCCGATGGCGATGGTGATTTAACGTTAAAGCTTGATGAAAGTGCCGGCGATGAAACTGGCGATACAGCGAGAGCCTTCAACAAATTTTTATTAATGCTAAGAGAAACTATAAGTGAAGCTAATATACATTTATCGCAATTAGATGACTCATCAAAGTTTGCTGTAACTGTTATGCAAGAAACGCTAGTTAATGTTGAAAAGCAAAAAGCTGAAACAGAAATGGTTTCAACAGCAGTAGAAGAAATGAACTGCACGACTTTAGAAGTTGCGAGTAATACTCAGAATGCTTCAGATGTTACAGAAACAGTCAAAGAGCGTGTATTAAAGGGCAAGGCAGAAGCTTCTGAAGCAAAAGTTGTTATTCAGCGTTTAGCTAAAGAAATAGATGAAGCAAGTACCGTAATAGAGTGCCTTGTTACTGAAACAAATAATATCGGCAGTGTTTTAGATACAATACAAAGTATTGCTGAACAAACTAATTTGCTTGCTTTAAATGCCGCAATAGAAGCTGCTCGCGCAGGTGACACTGGTAGAGGCTTTGCTGTTGTTGCCGATGAAGTGAGGGCACTTGCTCAACGAACACAAGTGTCAACAGTTGATATACAAGGGCTCGTTACTCGCTTACAAAGTGAGGCAAAAAATGCGGTTGTTAGTATGAATAAAGGGATTAGTAGTGCTGACGAGTGTCTTAAAAAAAGTACCGAGACATCAGAAATATTTGCAAATTCAGCCATCGGAGTTAATGAAATTACTGACTTGAACTTGCAAATTGCTACTGCGGCAGAAGAACAATCTGCTGTTGTAAGCGAAATAAATCAGAATTTAATTAATATTACTGATATTGCAATAGAAACATCCACAGGCGCAAAAAACACGTCAGAAGCAAATGAAAGTATCGCCCGATATATTGCTAATTTAAGAATTAATTTAAATAAGTTTAAAGTTTAAAGTTTAAACTCCTAAGGGTTTATACAATCTGCATAAACCATTGA
The Pseudoalteromonas aliena SW19 DNA segment above includes these coding regions:
- a CDS encoding methyl-accepting chemotaxis protein, which translates into the protein MLNKLSITRKIYLLGISQILLMMVIGIVSLTQMNKIGIELVDIAERDIPLSNMLTIMSEHKLEQTIFFQRALLHASLDPNDTNEKIENKLTSLTQKIQNEFNKSEKFVTDSIDYLHSEEAKASFTTLADDLRLLNKEYQNISMNINDVIKSTKTQSVGSLDDKIKLIEVAEDKFEEKLVALLSQIQQFTLNSALQAENDEKQGIHLILYIFIFSVIVGIVLSYMISRAIALPVNMLKNRLVEIADGDGDLTLKLDESAGDETGDTARAFNKFLLMLRETISEANIHLSQLDDSSKFAVTVMQETLVNVEKQKAETEMVSTAVEEMNCTTLEVASNTQNASDVTETVKERVLKGKAEASEAKVVIQRLAKEIDEASTVIECLVTETNNIGSVLDTIQSIAEQTNLLALNAAIEAARAGDTGRGFAVVADEVRALAQRTQVSTVDIQGLVTRLQSEAKNAVVSMNKGISSADECLKKSTETSEIFANSAIGVNEITDLNLQIATAAEEQSAVVSEINQNLINITDIAIETSTGAKNTSEANESIARYIANLRINLNKFKV